Genomic DNA from Enterococcus saccharolyticus subsp. saccharolyticus:
GTACAATTGTGCTGCATACATATAACCGAGCGCATAAGAAGGGAAATAACCAAAACTACCACCTGACCAGTGGACATCTTGTAAAATTCCTTCTAAGTCATTTTCAGGGTGCACACCTAAATATTCTTCATACTTTTCATTCCAAATCTGTGGTAATTCATCCACAGTAACGTCTCCATTGAAAATCATTTTTTCAATTTCATAACGAATGATAATATGCAAAACATAGGTTAGACTATCTGCTTCAATCCGAATCAAACTTGCACGCGTCCGTTTTAATGCCTTATAAAATTCATCAAAGGTAATATCATCAAACGTACCTTCTGCACATTCTTGGAAGTAAGGGTATTGTTTTTGCCAAAAGTCACGATTACTTCCTACAATAATTTCATTAAAAAGCGATTGTGATTCGTGAATCCCCATTGAAGCTCCTTCATGAGCGGGGGTGTATTCAAATTTTTCATCAATATTTTGTTCATACATTCCGTGACCTGCTTCATGAATGACCCCAAAAATACCCATTGAAAAATCATGTTCATTCCAGCGGGTCGTCAAACGAACATCGCGATGATTAATTCCTGTCGCAAATGGATGAATCGTATTATCCAAACGCCCACGTTCCATATCATACCCTAGTTCTTGAATTACTTTGACGATAAATTTACGTTGTTGCGCTTCAGTCATTTTACGTGAAAGGAAATCAACACGTGGTTCTGTCCCTTTTTCTAGTAATGTTTGACGAATGTCTAGAATACCTTCACGTACTTTGGCAAAGACTTGGTCTAAAATTTCAGTCGTCATATTGGGTTCATACTGATTTAACAACACATCATATGCTGTTTTTTCGTCTTTTCGCCAATAAGGAATCAACGCTTTCGTTAAACGAATATTTTCTGCTAACGCCTCACGAAAGAGACTAAAATCTTTGTTTTCACGCGCATTTTGCCAAGCACTATGCGCTTTAGAAGTTGCTCGTGAATATTCTGTCATTAAAGCGTTAGGAACAGCATGATTTAATTCATATTCTTCTTTTACCAATTGAAAAGCAGCTGCTCCTACCTCAGACAACTCTTTTGGATGAGCCTCAAAGTACGTAATCGCTTCTGAAATTTTTGGTCCTACTTTTTTCTCAAAGTATTGACCATATAAATAACTGGTTACCTCACTACGATAGTCACTTGCACTATCGGGCATACCTGTTTGTGAATCCCATTCTAAAATCGCTAACGCTTGTTGTAATAAATCAATTTCTTTTAATTCTTGTAAAAACTCTTGTTCCTGCATGACCGAGCACTCCTTTTATTCCTCAACTCTTGGTTTTCTTGGTGGTCTTGTTCCCCAATATTGGAATAAGTCAGTTCTTAAAGCACCATTGTACAATTTACGTTTTTTGGTTGTCTTTTCACCATAAAATTCTTCAAATAATAAATCACTTGTTAAAATATATTTGCTCCATGTTTTTAATGGTCGGAATACTTCGCCCATCTCTTTATACAATTGACGGACACTTTCTTCTTCACCTAAACGTTCGCCGTATGGTGGGTTCGCTAAAATCACGCCATATTCTTTCTCCGTTTTAAAATCTTTTAACGCTTGTTGTTTGAACGTAATTGAATCACCTAAACCAATTTCTTCGGCATTGGCGCGAGCAATTTCGATCATTCGACCGTTAATATCTGTTCCCATAATATCTAATTCAACATCATAATCTGCTGCTTCATCAGCTTCAGCACGGACTTTTTCAAAAACATCTGGTGTGAACCAATCCCATGATTCACAGGCAAATTCACGATTGAATCCAGGAGCAATGTTATGACCGATTAATGCTGCTTCAATACAAATCGTTCCTGAACCACATACTGGATCAACAAAAGGGCGATCTGTTCGCCAATTTGTCAATTGTACAAGTGCTGCTGCCATATTTTCTTTTAATGGCGCACCGCCTTTTTCTAAACGATACCCACGTTTGAACAAACTTGGCCCCGTTGTATCCAACGTCACCATCACATGATCTTTTAATAAGGCAACTTCTAATTTAAATAAAGCACCTGTCTCTGCTAATGGGACACTAGCTGGACGATGGTAATACTCTCTTAAACGATTC
This window encodes:
- a CDS encoding carboxypeptidase M32, producing the protein MQEQEFLQELKEIDLLQQALAILEWDSQTGMPDSASDYRSEVTSYLYGQYFEKKVGPKISEAITYFEAHPKELSEVGAAAFQLVKEEYELNHAVPNALMTEYSRATSKAHSAWQNARENKDFSLFREALAENIRLTKALIPYWRKDEKTAYDVLLNQYEPNMTTEILDQVFAKVREGILDIRQTLLEKGTEPRVDFLSRKMTEAQQRKFIVKVIQELGYDMERGRLDNTIHPFATGINHRDVRLTTRWNEHDFSMGIFGVIHEAGHGMYEQNIDEKFEYTPAHEGASMGIHESQSLFNEIIVGSNRDFWQKQYPYFQECAEGTFDDITFDEFYKALKRTRASLIRIEADSLTYVLHIIIRYEIEKMIFNGDVTVDELPQIWNEKYEEYLGVHPENDLEGILQDVHWSGGSFGYFPSYALGYMYAAQLYHAMQKDLDVNAVLASDDYSAIKNWLTTHIHRYGASKKPNQLILEATGEPLNPTYLLDYLRTIYFDVYQINE
- a CDS encoding THUMP domain-containing class I SAM-dependent RNA methyltransferase codes for the protein MKEKTFELVATAASGLEALVGKELRNLGIDCQVENGRARFKGTMETIAKANLWLRTADRIKIVVGEFDAYSFDELFEKVKALPWEDYLPLDAEFPVAGKSIKSKLYSTPDCQAITKKAIVNRLREYYHRPASVPLAETGALFKLEVALLKDHVMVTLDTTGPSLFKRGYRLEKGGAPLKENMAAALVQLTNWRTDRPFVDPVCGSGTICIEAALIGHNIAPGFNREFACESWDWFTPDVFEKVRAEADEAADYDVELDIMGTDINGRMIEIARANAEEIGLGDSITFKQQALKDFKTEKEYGVILANPPYGERLGEEESVRQLYKEMGEVFRPLKTWSKYILTSDLLFEEFYGEKTTKKRKLYNGALRTDLFQYWGTRPPRKPRVEE